The following are from one region of the Paenibacillus sabinae T27 genome:
- a CDS encoding threonine/serine exporter family protein — protein MIVQLITSFIASATFCILFNTPKRMLFQCGLAGMLGWMVFLLLDPEWKSVVATFFATVVVGAVSQIFARSFKTPVIIFSVGGIIPLVPGGLAYDAMRRFIEDDYNTALEAAVQAFLLSGAIATGLVLSEVLGQMFRRGRK, from the coding sequence ATGATTGTGCAGCTTATCACAAGCTTTATCGCCTCCGCCACGTTCTGCATCCTCTTTAACACGCCCAAACGCATGCTGTTTCAATGCGGACTGGCCGGAATGCTGGGCTGGATGGTATTTCTGCTGCTCGATCCCGAGTGGAAATCCGTCGTGGCTACCTTCTTTGCCACGGTCGTCGTCGGGGCGGTCAGCCAAATTTTTGCCAGATCGTTTAAAACGCCTGTTATCATCTTCAGCGTTGGCGGCATCATACCGCTCGTACCGGGCGGCCTCGCCTACGATGCCATGCGCCGGTTCATTGAAGACGATTATAACACCGCGCTGGAGGCCGCCGTGCAGGCTTTCCTGCTCTCAGGGGCCATCGCCACCGGGCTTGTACTCAGCGAGGTGCTGGGACAGATGTTCCGCCGCGGCCGAAAATAA
- a CDS encoding threonine/serine exporter family protein, with protein MNNAESGTTYEIIDLCLLAGKIMLQNGAETYRVEDTMTRMAASLGFPGAHSYVTPTVILFTTSRTEQPKLFRIAERTTDLQKVAEVNDISRRLSQRQITSAQARERLAQVDDAAHAYPVWLQIMAAAMAGGCFTMMFKGGFQDALPALLVSGLGYASATYLQRLVQIKFFAELTASFLIGLLAYLFVQAGIGKETDKIIIGSVMPLVPGLLITNAVRDLMAGHLISGLSKGAEAFLTAFAIGTGIGLVLSFVS; from the coding sequence TTGAACAACGCTGAATCCGGGACAACCTATGAAATTATAGATCTGTGCCTTCTGGCCGGAAAAATCATGCTCCAAAATGGCGCGGAGACTTACCGCGTGGAGGATACGATGACGCGCATGGCCGCCTCCCTCGGATTTCCGGGGGCGCACAGCTATGTGACGCCGACAGTGATCCTCTTTACGACCAGCCGGACCGAGCAGCCCAAGCTGTTCCGTATCGCCGAGCGTACGACCGACCTGCAAAAGGTCGCGGAGGTCAATGACATCTCGCGCCGCCTCAGCCAGCGGCAGATCACCTCGGCGCAGGCACGGGAGCGGCTGGCCCAGGTGGACGATGCGGCCCATGCCTACCCGGTCTGGCTCCAGATCATGGCCGCCGCCATGGCGGGCGGCTGCTTCACCATGATGTTCAAGGGCGGCTTCCAGGACGCCCTGCCCGCACTCCTAGTGTCGGGGCTTGGCTACGCCTCAGCGACTTATTTGCAAAGGCTGGTCCAGATTAAATTTTTTGCCGAGCTTACGGCGTCTTTTCTGATCGGCCTGCTGGCCTACCTGTTCGTCCAGGCCGGCATCGGCAAGGAAACGGACAAGATCATCATCGGCTCCGTTATGCCGCTCGTGCCGGGACTGCTGATTACCAATGCCGTCAGAGACCTGATGGCCGGTCATCTGATATCGGGGCTGTCCAAGGGAGCGGAAGCGTTCCTGACCGCTTTTGCCATCGGAACAGGTATCGGACTTGTACTGTCCTTCGTTTCATAG
- a CDS encoding MATE family efflux transporter produces the protein MLAAARSDRSRKIKVILALAIPSMIENFLQTIVGFVDTLFVSRIGLNEVAAVGVTNAIMAVYIAIFMAMGVGTSSLIARSVGAGEIGKAKAIARQSAWISALLGLAFGIITLLFAEPLLRLMGAEPEVLADSAVYFRIVAVPSVFLSLMTVFGSILRAAGDTKTPMKVGIWMNMVHIALDYVLIFGLFGWSGWGIAGAAWATSAVRVIGAIALFIHIRRSKLSFSIRKRGSSEYTLPLLKLSAPAAAERLIMRFGQVLYFGLIVRIGTDVYAAHILAGNIEIFSYMPGYGLAVAATTLVGQNLGADKKEDARQYGLLTMWIAVAFMTAVGILMFVFSPVAAGWFTQDAAVIGMVTTALRIDAFAQPFLAVGLVIAGALQGAGDTKSPMYSTAIGMWLIRVVGVYVLCLYFDMGIAGVWLSIAIDLIIRAVYLTLRFNRKMRSTQA, from the coding sequence ATGTTAGCAGCCGCCCGCAGCGACCGGAGCCGAAAGATCAAAGTGATCCTGGCTCTGGCCATACCGTCTATGATTGAAAATTTTTTGCAGACTATTGTCGGCTTTGTCGACACCCTCTTTGTATCCCGGATCGGTCTGAATGAAGTCGCCGCCGTCGGGGTCACCAATGCCATTATGGCCGTTTATATCGCTATTTTTATGGCTATGGGAGTGGGGACTTCCTCACTGATAGCACGGAGCGTCGGCGCCGGGGAGATCGGCAAGGCCAAAGCCATTGCCCGGCAATCGGCGTGGATTTCGGCGCTGCTGGGCCTGGCCTTCGGCATCATTACGTTGTTATTTGCCGAGCCTTTGCTGCGGCTGATGGGAGCGGAGCCGGAAGTATTGGCGGATAGTGCGGTCTATTTCCGGATCGTGGCCGTCCCCTCTGTTTTCTTGTCCCTGATGACGGTATTCGGAAGCATTTTGCGCGCGGCCGGCGATACGAAAACCCCCATGAAGGTCGGCATTTGGATGAATATGGTCCATATCGCACTGGATTACGTTCTCATTTTTGGTCTGTTCGGCTGGTCAGGCTGGGGGATCGCGGGAGCCGCTTGGGCGACCTCTGCGGTTCGGGTGATTGGAGCCATTGCGCTGTTTATCCATATCCGCAGATCGAAGCTCTCTTTTTCCATTCGAAAAAGGGGCTCAAGCGAATACACGCTGCCCTTGCTGAAGCTTTCCGCCCCGGCGGCAGCCGAGAGGCTGATCATGCGTTTTGGGCAGGTGCTTTATTTTGGCCTCATTGTGCGAATAGGTACGGATGTTTACGCAGCCCATATTCTTGCCGGAAATATAGAGATCTTCTCTTATATGCCGGGGTACGGCCTGGCCGTCGCGGCGACCACGCTTGTAGGCCAGAACCTGGGAGCGGACAAAAAAGAGGATGCCCGCCAATACGGGCTGTTAACCATGTGGATTGCCGTGGCGTTTATGACCGCTGTGGGGATCTTGATGTTTGTGTTCTCCCCAGTTGCCGCCGGCTGGTTCACCCAGGATGCCGCCGTTATCGGGATGGTGACCACCGCGCTGCGTATCGATGCGTTCGCCCAGCCGTTCCTGGCCGTCGGACTGGTTATCGCCGGAGCCCTTCAAGGAGCTGGGGATACGAAGAGTCCCATGTACAGCACAGCTATCGGAATGTGGTTGATCCGCGTGGTCGGCGTATATGTGCTGTGCCTTTATTTCGACATGGGCATTGCCGGGGTCTGGTTATCCATCGCCATTGATTTGATTATTCGCGCCGTTTATTTGACGCTAAGATTTAACCGGAAAATGCGGTCCACTCAAGCCTGA
- a CDS encoding DNA polymerase IV — MLRHIFLIDGQSFYASIEKSAHPEYRDKPVAVGDPERLNGIVLAACPIAKSRGVTTASRVGEALAKCPELVVIRPRMRTYIQVSLLITEIFESYTDLVEPYSIDEQFLDVSGSLAYFGSPYEMAQMIQNHVYLSTGVHTRVGIGPTKVLAKMATDNYAKKMQEGIFELSFERLESTLWKLPVHQMFMVASAMTRHFTRMGLACIGDIARMELYEFKQRMRREMGKQSDIQAEYYWQTARGIDPSPVAAGIRHQLKSVNHGKALRWRLYHRLKDIEIVLLELVIEVCRRTRYHHYMGSVVSVSAAETDGERSSHFSRQMTLPEPTALTHEVAAAAHSLFKKHWSGLPVSHLSVSLSQLTDDSIMQLTFFDNRCLAYDRERAIDGIKDRYGSDAIMRASSLMEAGVARERAEQIGGHYK, encoded by the coding sequence ATGTTGAGACACATTTTTTTAATTGACGGACAGTCCTTCTACGCATCGATAGAGAAGTCGGCTCATCCCGAATATCGCGATAAGCCCGTTGCTGTAGGAGACCCCGAAAGGCTGAACGGCATCGTGCTGGCGGCATGCCCAATCGCCAAATCCCGCGGCGTGACGACGGCGTCCCGGGTCGGAGAGGCGCTGGCCAAATGCCCGGAGTTGGTGGTCATCCGTCCCAGAATGCGGACCTATATTCAAGTCTCGCTCCTGATCACCGAAATCTTTGAGTCCTATACCGATCTTGTGGAGCCTTACAGCATCGATGAGCAATTTTTGGACGTTTCGGGCTCGCTAGCTTATTTCGGATCTCCCTATGAAATGGCCCAAATGATTCAAAACCATGTCTATTTATCAACCGGAGTACATACGAGGGTCGGCATCGGCCCTACCAAGGTTCTGGCCAAAATGGCGACCGACAACTATGCCAAGAAGATGCAGGAAGGCATATTTGAGCTCTCGTTCGAGAGGCTGGAGTCGACGTTATGGAAGCTCCCCGTGCATCAAATGTTCATGGTGGCATCGGCGATGACCCGCCATTTTACCCGGATGGGCCTGGCCTGCATCGGAGATATCGCGCGTATGGAGCTCTATGAGTTCAAGCAGCGGATGCGGCGGGAAATGGGAAAACAGAGCGATATTCAGGCCGAGTACTACTGGCAGACGGCTCGGGGGATCGATCCAAGCCCCGTGGCCGCCGGAATACGGCATCAATTAAAATCGGTGAACCATGGCAAGGCGCTCCGCTGGAGGCTGTATCACAGGCTTAAAGACATCGAAATTGTCCTGCTTGAGCTGGTGATTGAGGTGTGCCGGCGCACAAGATATCATCATTACATGGGCTCGGTTGTGTCCGTCTCCGCAGCGGAAACGGACGGCGAACGCTCCTCCCACTTTAGCCGGCAGATGACGCTGCCCGAGCCGACCGCCCTGACCCATGAAGTGGCCGCCGCCGCCCATTCCCTGTTCAAGAAGCACTGGAGCGGGCTGCCTGTCAGCCACCTGAGCGTCTCCCTGTCCCAGCTGACGGACGACAGCATTATGCAGCTTACCTTTTTTGATAACCGCTGCCTTGCTTACGACCGGGAACGGGCCATCGACGGAATCAAGGACCGGTACGGGAGCGATGCCATTATGCGCGCCTCCTCTCTGATGGAAGCCGGCGTCGCGCGGGAAAGAGCCGAACAGATTGGGGGGCATTATAAATGA
- a CDS encoding response regulator gives MYKVLIVDDEPLVREYLKLHITSNHPDWEVAGEAMDGQEAWEMLQSIRVHLVITDIKMPVVDGLELCGRLARSDNPPIILILSGFDEFSLARDALRFGVQNYLLKPVVQDELAEALTQVTAQLDRKFHDELAARAMGKVSKESQAQVVRQFLKALVSENRVEIKALYPLVFRLKVQLIETEGLIMVLDLDEDRLAQKGMPYSDFPVFRFILHQMTGELSEACGFGFVFLDEDQHTCVLVTGEDKNDIEHKCRLLYDKVASAMLANTGITVSGALGTLESELFHLQYSHAKAIETHGRCLFSEEPLLFNERNGGVLPQCLSMLEQTMATVQLAVPDRNEAAFLMAVKRYFESLPHIGSVHVLKFGLHLLRQLANGPLERQGGFAESAYQHLRQMPGNPSGLSIQAVLGLFQEIFHCLTRGGPEEPVHENEQDIVSRVRTYIYSHYAEPLSLALLAEKIGISPGYLSSIFHKTMQEPYIKFLTRVRMEQAAKLLKASPAMKVYDVSEKVGYVSVKHFSHVFKQFHHMPPGEYQEKYLNHKERSIL, from the coding sequence ATGTATAAAGTGCTGATTGTCGATGATGAACCGCTCGTGCGCGAATATTTGAAATTGCATATCACCTCGAATCATCCCGATTGGGAGGTTGCGGGAGAAGCCATGGACGGGCAGGAAGCCTGGGAAATGCTGCAGAGCATACGGGTTCATCTGGTCATCACCGATATTAAAATGCCGGTTGTTGACGGACTCGAGCTGTGCGGACGGCTGGCCCGATCGGATAATCCGCCCATTATTCTGATTCTGTCCGGCTTTGATGAATTCTCGCTTGCCCGGGATGCTCTCCGCTTCGGGGTGCAGAACTACTTGCTGAAGCCCGTAGTTCAAGATGAATTGGCCGAAGCCCTGACGCAGGTCACCGCACAGCTGGACCGCAAATTCCATGACGAGCTTGCCGCCCGGGCTATGGGGAAGGTCTCCAAGGAAAGCCAGGCGCAGGTCGTCAGACAATTCCTGAAGGCCCTTGTAAGCGAAAACCGCGTGGAGATTAAGGCCCTCTATCCCCTTGTCTTCCGCCTGAAGGTGCAGCTGATTGAAACCGAAGGCCTTATTATGGTGCTGGATCTCGATGAAGACCGGCTTGCCCAAAAAGGGATGCCTTACAGCGACTTCCCCGTCTTCCGTTTTATTCTTCATCAAATGACGGGCGAGCTGTCCGAAGCATGCGGCTTCGGGTTCGTCTTCCTGGACGAAGATCAGCACACCTGCGTGCTGGTGACGGGCGAAGACAAGAACGATATTGAGCATAAGTGCCGCTTACTCTATGATAAAGTCGCTTCAGCCATGCTGGCCAATACCGGAATTACCGTCTCCGGCGCCCTCGGAACCTTGGAATCCGAGCTGTTTCATCTGCAGTACTCCCATGCCAAAGCCATTGAAACTCATGGCCGCTGCCTATTCTCGGAAGAGCCTCTTCTGTTCAATGAACGAAACGGCGGCGTTCTCCCTCAGTGTCTCTCCATGCTTGAGCAGACGATGGCCACCGTGCAATTGGCCGTCCCGGATCGGAATGAGGCCGCCTTTTTGATGGCGGTGAAGCGTTATTTTGAAAGTCTGCCGCATATTGGCTCCGTTCATGTCTTGAAGTTCGGACTTCACCTGCTAAGACAGCTTGCGAACGGACCTTTGGAACGTCAGGGCGGATTCGCGGAAAGCGCCTACCAGCATCTACGGCAGATGCCCGGCAATCCGTCCGGACTCTCCATACAAGCTGTGCTCGGGCTGTTTCAGGAAATCTTTCATTGCCTGACCAGAGGCGGCCCGGAAGAGCCTGTCCACGAGAATGAACAGGACATCGTCAGCCGGGTCAGAACTTATATCTACTCCCACTACGCGGAGCCGTTAAGCCTTGCCCTCCTCGCCGAAAAGATAGGAATTTCTCCGGGCTATTTAAGCAGCATCTTTCACAAAACGATGCAGGAGCCGTATATCAAATTCCTGACCCGGGTCCGGATGGAGCAGGCGGCAAAGCTGCTCAAGGCCAGCCCGGCCATGAAAGTATACGACGTTTCGGAGAAGGTCGGTTACGTCAGCGTTAAACATTTTTCTCATGTGTTTAAACAATTTCACCATATGCCTCCGGGCGAGTATCAGGAAAAATATCTGAACCATAAAGAGCGCTCCATCCTCTAA
- a CDS encoding sensor histidine kinase: protein MYKWKRYRYWSIKKKLLFFSVLFILGSVFLASILSYSKYTMDFEQQSSEQVQQIIAQVSYNIDTYLDDLFRLTLSPYMNDGVMQTLEEDVQDSQLAQLKKRRFIDNYLEEMMIYPRKDINRVFILTDEIYTVGRMPISVDYDSRFQEFDWYKQAMNTQDSIFVPTHTQQMVKNGGPKVFSIVKQLRSTRDTEKILGAIKVDANYNGIAVICNKVDMGSGGGLFILDNNRNVIYRSTDRLNAVSLFNQVKAGGKPTMMIDQNGTSYLLNSTQLPRSNWTIVAVSSVKELNQKATETRNFGFFIAMACSLLAFVLMYFFVRRFLAPLLNIVKLMREVEQGNLQVSFPAHRNDEIGYLGTSFNGLVARVNEMLEENTQLVKQVYETELLQKEAQVQALYNQIRPHFLFNTLNMISMQMQTGKQDKAIDHLHKLSSMLRGMTRMDKDIPLQKELDLLKAFLSIQSSRYEGRLEYELQVDPALYDMPIPALLFQPIAENAVIHGCEAKREKTSIRISGEKTARGEVLFTIRDSGQGMSAETLQKLRDKLERARPDHPAAGDSDADGIRAGTGIGLLNVNKRIKLKYGSGYGLQVDSVQGQGTAVYVRLPEAGFGRSVADV from the coding sequence ATGTACAAATGGAAGCGCTACAGATATTGGAGTATCAAGAAAAAACTGCTCTTTTTCTCCGTATTGTTCATTCTGGGCTCGGTCTTTCTAGCCTCTATCCTGTCCTACTCCAAGTACACGATGGACTTTGAACAGCAATCCTCCGAGCAGGTACAGCAAATTATCGCCCAGGTCTCCTATAATATCGACACCTATCTGGATGATCTGTTCCGCCTTACCCTGTCGCCCTATATGAACGATGGCGTGATGCAGACTCTCGAGGAAGATGTGCAGGATTCCCAGCTGGCCCAGCTGAAAAAACGCCGCTTCATTGACAATTATCTCGAAGAGATGATGATTTATCCACGGAAAGATATTAACCGGGTCTTTATTTTGACGGATGAAATTTATACGGTCGGACGCATGCCCATCAGCGTGGACTACGACAGCCGGTTTCAGGAATTCGATTGGTATAAACAGGCGATGAATACGCAGGACTCCATCTTTGTGCCTACGCATACGCAGCAGATGGTGAAAAACGGCGGTCCCAAAGTATTTTCCATCGTGAAGCAGCTTCGGAGCACCCGGGATACGGAGAAAATACTCGGGGCCATCAAGGTGGATGCCAACTATAACGGCATCGCCGTCATTTGCAACAAGGTCGATATGGGCTCGGGCGGAGGCTTGTTTATTCTGGACAACAACCGCAACGTGATCTACCGGAGTACGGATCGGCTAAACGCTGTATCCTTGTTCAATCAAGTCAAAGCGGGCGGGAAACCGACGATGATGATTGATCAGAACGGCACCTCCTACCTGCTCAATTCGACGCAGCTCCCGCGTTCCAACTGGACAATCGTCGCCGTAAGCTCCGTCAAGGAACTGAATCAAAAAGCGACGGAAACGAGGAACTTCGGCTTCTTCATCGCAATGGCCTGCTCGCTGCTCGCGTTTGTCCTGATGTATTTCTTTGTCCGCCGTTTCCTGGCTCCACTGCTGAATATCGTGAAATTGATGCGGGAGGTGGAGCAGGGGAATTTGCAGGTCTCTTTTCCCGCGCACCGGAATGATGAGATCGGATATCTCGGCACCTCCTTTAACGGCCTGGTCGCCAGAGTCAACGAAATGCTGGAGGAAAATACGCAGCTCGTGAAGCAGGTATACGAAACGGAGCTGCTCCAGAAAGAAGCCCAGGTACAGGCTCTGTACAATCAGATCCGCCCCCATTTTCTGTTCAATACGCTGAATATGATATCGATGCAGATGCAGACCGGGAAGCAGGACAAGGCCATCGACCATCTCCATAAACTAAGCAGCATGCTTCGCGGCATGACCCGGATGGATAAGGACATTCCGCTGCAGAAGGAACTGGATCTCCTTAAAGCTTTCTTAAGCATCCAAAGCAGCCGCTACGAAGGCAGACTGGAGTACGAGCTGCAGGTCGACCCCGCCTTGTATGACATGCCCATCCCCGCCCTGCTGTTTCAGCCGATTGCCGAGAACGCAGTGATTCACGGCTGCGAAGCCAAACGGGAAAAGACCAGTATTCGGATTTCGGGCGAAAAGACCGCGCGCGGCGAGGTATTGTTCACGATCCGGGACAGCGGGCAGGGAATGAGCGCTGAAACGCTGCAGAAGCTCCGTGACAAGCTCGAGCGGGCCCGGCCGGATCATCCAGCTGCCGGAGATTCGGACGCGGACGGCATCCGGGCAGGAACCGGCATCGGTCTGCTAAACGTGAATAAACGGATCAAGCTAAAATACGGTTCCGGGTATGGACTTCAAGTCGACAGCGTGCAGGGACAGGGAACCGCCGTATATGTACGATTGCCGGAAGCCGGATTTGGAAGGAGCGTCGCGGATGTATAA
- a CDS encoding ABC transporter substrate-binding protein yields MRKKKLGLLLTGVMMVGLLAGCGGKNADSPSPSGTAAGTVQETAPKETVKLKFFTGKVETVDLMNTLIQKFNSENPGIEVEQEYQKDASNVIKVKFASGDIPDITTVVEQDYIDQGKYLDLSNEPFWPRVLPAVKELSTDVKSGKQYQVATNVTMAGIFYNKKIFQELGLKEALTWDEFKANLQAIKDKKPDVTPLFIAGRDSWTLGHLIEFLAHGIIKQDLGVKSAREAFINNESDKLKFDQENGPIDTFAKRLLELQAAGLINKDALTATYDNQKEAFATGKAAMISQGMWVVADLLKISPDFQNDLGFSPYPSIQDGTKPVVLSADDSRYAITAQSKHPDEAKKFLEFLLQPENLKTYSEFLKSPPAFTDVTADWGPLKEQANQALSSGVNIAFTDSPSGFSGDDAGRMVQELLAGQYAASLDFAKAYKDAWDKAWKATHR; encoded by the coding sequence ATGAGAAAAAAGAAACTGGGGCTGCTGCTTACAGGCGTGATGATGGTCGGTTTATTGGCAGGCTGCGGCGGGAAGAACGCAGATTCGCCAAGCCCAAGCGGTACTGCTGCGGGCACGGTTCAGGAAACGGCCCCCAAAGAAACCGTGAAACTGAAGTTTTTTACCGGAAAAGTGGAGACGGTCGACTTAATGAACACCCTGATCCAGAAGTTCAATTCGGAAAATCCGGGGATCGAGGTGGAGCAGGAATACCAAAAGGACGCAAGCAATGTCATTAAAGTGAAATTTGCTTCCGGCGACATTCCCGACATCACCACAGTGGTAGAGCAGGATTATATCGACCAGGGCAAATACCTGGATCTTTCAAATGAGCCGTTCTGGCCGAGAGTGCTGCCTGCGGTCAAAGAGCTGTCGACGGATGTAAAGAGCGGCAAACAGTATCAGGTGGCGACGAACGTGACGATGGCCGGCATTTTTTATAACAAAAAAATATTCCAGGAGCTGGGCCTGAAGGAAGCGCTGACCTGGGACGAGTTTAAGGCGAATCTGCAGGCGATCAAGGACAAAAAGCCGGATGTAACGCCGCTGTTTATCGCCGGAAGGGATTCCTGGACGCTTGGACATCTGATCGAGTTCCTGGCTCACGGGATCATCAAGCAGGATTTGGGTGTAAAAAGCGCCCGGGAAGCCTTCATCAACAATGAATCGGATAAATTGAAATTTGATCAGGAGAACGGCCCGATTGACACCTTCGCGAAACGTCTGTTGGAGCTGCAAGCGGCCGGCCTGATTAACAAAGACGCTTTGACCGCGACATACGACAACCAGAAGGAAGCGTTCGCTACAGGCAAAGCCGCGATGATCAGCCAGGGAATGTGGGTCGTTGCGGATCTGCTCAAAATTAGCCCCGACTTCCAGAATGACCTCGGGTTCAGCCCTTACCCGTCCATTCAGGACGGAACGAAGCCGGTTGTCCTGTCTGCGGACGATTCGAGATACGCGATCACGGCCCAGTCCAAGCATCCGGATGAAGCGAAAAAATTCCTAGAGTTTTTATTGCAGCCGGAAAATCTGAAGACCTACAGCGAGTTCCTGAAATCGCCTCCGGCGTTCACGGATGTGACTGCGGATTGGGGACCGCTTAAAGAACAAGCCAATCAGGCCTTAAGCAGCGGCGTTAACATTGCTTTCACGGATTCGCCGTCAGGCTTCTCGGGCGACGATGCCGGCAGAATGGTGCAGGAGCTGCTGGCCGGCCAATATGCCGCCTCCTTGGATTTTGCCAAAGCCTACAAAGACGCCTGGGACAAAGCCTGGAAAGCAACCCACAGATAA
- a CDS encoding carbohydrate ABC transporter permease has protein sequence MNLLRKLWNNLHLFMALPAIVLFGLFFIYPLAQGIGISLTDSNGMSPPRFIGLQNFVDFFHDARAKKDVYNTVFFAIGSAPLLNLFGFLYALILDRPFKGKGFVRAVVYLPAVISPLIMGYVWYFILQPDRGFLYHLLASLHLGTGGSDWLGNANSALLVLVFINVWQFVGMTMIIYLAGLQSIPKELYEAGEIDGAGYLKSLWYITIPMVVQSIKINVVTNIIGSLSVFEIIVALTDGGPGYSTESLSIYILRMLYGSFTGYSTAVAMILFVMIIIPVFLFMRYINKKEFEM, from the coding sequence ATGAATCTACTGCGTAAGCTATGGAATAACCTGCATCTTTTTATGGCGCTGCCGGCCATCGTGCTGTTTGGACTGTTCTTCATTTATCCGCTGGCGCAGGGAATCGGGATCAGCCTGACGGATTCCAACGGTATGTCCCCGCCGCGTTTTATCGGACTGCAGAACTTTGTGGATTTTTTCCATGATGCCCGGGCGAAGAAAGATGTGTACAATACGGTCTTCTTTGCGATTGGAAGCGCTCCCCTGCTTAATTTATTCGGCTTTCTGTACGCGCTGATTCTGGACCGGCCATTTAAGGGAAAAGGCTTTGTGCGCGCGGTCGTCTATTTGCCGGCGGTCATCAGCCCGCTGATTATGGGATATGTCTGGTATTTTATCCTGCAGCCGGATCGGGGCTTTCTCTATCATCTGCTGGCAAGCCTGCATCTGGGCACCGGCGGAAGCGATTGGCTGGGCAACGCGAACTCTGCGCTCCTCGTGCTGGTGTTCATCAATGTGTGGCAGTTCGTGGGCATGACGATGATTATTTATCTGGCGGGTCTGCAGTCCATTCCAAAAGAGCTGTACGAGGCCGGGGAGATTGACGGCGCCGGGTATCTGAAATCGCTCTGGTACATTACGATACCGATGGTCGTTCAGTCGATCAAAATCAATGTCGTCACCAACATTATCGGGTCCCTATCTGTCTTCGAGATCATCGTCGCGCTGACGGACGGAGGGCCGGGCTACAGTACGGAATCGCTGAGCATCTACATTCTTCGCATGCTGTACGGAAGCTTTACCGGCTATTCGACTGCGGTAGCGATGATTCTGTTCGTCATGATTATTATTCCCGTCTTTCTCTTTATGAGATATATCAATAAGAAAGAGTTTGAAATGTGA
- a CDS encoding carbohydrate ABC transporter permease, which produces MKNTRTLGKYTLVAAMTLLSLIPFYILLYLALNNPSRTLFNGLSLLPDFNFSNFSEAWESSKMGLATLNSLIIAIGGAVLIILAASSAGYAIARYSNKFHQSVFNVLLICMMIPAIIITVPLYTLMKSIGGINTHWAMILLMASNGVPFSVFLYTGFIKVLPREIEESAIIDGCTPFTAFWRVTFHFLRPVTAAVVILQGLAIWNNYGQAVFFLQGQDMRTIPLAVSMFFQQYGAQWNLMAAAAVIGLAPAVLAFLVFQQYFVKGITAGAVKG; this is translated from the coding sequence ATGAAAAATACGCGAACACTCGGTAAATACACTTTGGTAGCGGCAATGACGCTGCTGTCGTTGATTCCTTTTTACATCCTGCTGTATTTGGCGCTGAACAATCCTTCCCGCACGTTGTTTAACGGCCTGTCGCTGCTGCCCGATTTCAACTTCTCCAATTTCTCGGAGGCGTGGGAATCGTCCAAAATGGGACTGGCTACGCTGAACTCCCTGATTATCGCTATAGGGGGCGCCGTCCTGATTATTCTCGCGGCAAGCTCCGCGGGCTACGCCATCGCCAGGTATAGCAACAAATTTCATCAATCGGTGTTCAACGTGCTGCTGATCTGCATGATGATCCCGGCGATCATTATTACCGTGCCGCTTTACACGCTGATGAAATCGATTGGCGGTATCAATACTCATTGGGCGATGATTCTGCTTATGGCGTCGAACGGCGTTCCTTTTTCCGTCTTCCTGTATACCGGCTTCATTAAAGTGCTGCCCCGGGAAATTGAGGAGTCGGCGATTATCGACGGGTGCACGCCGTTTACGGCTTTTTGGAGAGTCACGTTTCATTTTCTGCGTCCGGTTACGGCGGCGGTCGTTATTTTGCAGGGGCTGGCGATCTGGAACAATTACGGTCAGGCTGTATTTTTCCTGCAGGGCCAGGATATGAGGACGATCCCGTTGGCCGTCTCCATGTTCTTTCAGCAGTACGGCGCGCAGTGGAATCTGATGGCAGCGGCTGCTGTGATCGGACTTGCGCCTGCTGTCCTTGCTTTTCTGGTCTTCCAACAATATTTTGTCAAAGGGATAACCGCCGGAGCGGTGAAAGGATGA